The genomic segment CTTGAGCCCCCGGCGCCGGCGATCGCTCATGTCATTCAGCACCACCAAGGCACGACGGCTGTGGCCGTTTCTCAAGCCGTATTGGCGCCACGAACTGGTCACCCTGATCGTCATGCTGGCGATTACGGCGCTGATCCTCGCCGTGCCGTTGACGGTGCGGTATCTCGTCGACGTCCTCATACCCGAATTGATTCGATCCGGTGCCGCCGGCGCTATCGACCTCTCGCCGGTCGTCTGGTTCGGACTCGCCTTGGTCGCCATCTACCTGTTTCAGGTTGTCCTGACCGGGGTGCGCGACTACTTCGTTGGTTTCATCGGGGCCCGCATCATTGCCGACATGCGCTCCCACCTGTTTGCGCATCTCGAACGGCTGTCACTGAGATTCTTCCAGACACACAAGGTCGGTGAGGTGATGTCGCGATTCCTCGCCGATGTCTCGCGCATTCAGGATCTCCTCTCGTCCACGCTGCTTGTGATTCTGAACAACTTCCTGCTCTTGTTCGGCGTGCTCGCCTATCTGCTCTATGACAACTGGCAACTGACTCTGATTGCAATCATTCCCGTGCCGGTGACGATTCTCGTGACCGGCGTCCTGAGCAAACACATTCACTCGACGGCGCGCGGACTTCAGGCGACTGTAGCGACGCTGTCGGCCGCCATCCAGGAACTCCTGGTCGGACTCAAGATCGTCAAAGCCTTTGGCCGGGAGGATGCCGAGAACAAGAAAGTCGATGGGATCATGTCCGGCCTGACCGGATTCTACGTCAAGTTCAGCGTGCTCCGCTCGGTCGCCGGCAACGGCATTCAGTTTGTCAATGCGCTCGGTCCGATCATCGTTCTCTGCGCCGGTGCCTACCTGGTCGCCGTCGGCACGATGCAGCTCGGACAGCTCTTCGCCTTCTACATGTATCTGTCGCTGCTGTATAGCCCGGTCCAGAGTCTGGCCGGTTCGCGCATCGAGGTCGCCGCCGCCATGGCCTCCGTCGAGCGCATCTTTGAGTATCTCGACCTGCCCCCCGCAGTCGAGGAGGATCCCGCGCCGGTCCGGATTGGCAAGATCCGCGGCGATATCAAGTTCACCGAAGTGAATTTCTCCTACGGCGACTCCAATTTTCGCATCGACAACCTGAATCTCCACATCCCCGCCGGCGAAACCCTGGCGTTGGTGGGACCGTCCGGCTCCGGCAAGACGACAATTATCAACTTGATCATGCGTTTCTACGACCCTGATTCCGGCATCATTGCCGTCGATGGCGTGGACCTGCGCCGGCTCTCCCTACAGACTCTGCGCGACAATATTGCGCTCGTGGATCAGGATCCGCTCCTGTTTAACCTGACGATCGGGGAGAATATCGCCTATTCCGATCCTGCCGCGACCAGCGAGCAAATCCAACGGGCGGCGCGGATCGCCAACATTCACGATTTCATCTCCGGTCTGCCGCACGGTTACGACAGCATGGTCGGCGAGCGCGGGGTAACCTTGTCCGGCGGCGAGAAACAGCGGATTTGTCTGGCGCGCGCCTTGTTGAAGGATCCGCCGATCCTGATCCTCGACGAGGCGACCAGCGCCCTGGATTCAATCTCGGAGCAACTGATTCAGGATGCGCTCGACAAGGTGCTGGTGGGGAAGACTGCCATCATCATTGCGCACCGCCTGGCGACTGTGCAGCGTGCCGACTGGATCATCGCCCTCGACGGCGGCCGCATCGTCGCCCAAGGAACGCACTCCGAGCTCCTGGGCTCGTCGGCACTCTATCAGGAGTTGTCGCACAAGCAATTGCGGGCGTAGTCCTTCGCAGTTCCGCACGATTCCCGCAGAATTGACTTCGTATTTCAACAAATTCAATCGCGCATTACCCGCTGAATCCACTTATTTTCTATTCCGCAATTGTGTCGACAACGATCGCGAATTGCACGTCGCAGTTTTGAGTGATTTAGTCTTTTAGCAAGGAGAACCATTGGACGTCAGGCGCTTTGACAGCACGTTGCATGCAATCGGCAACACGCCGCTGGTCAAGCTAACCCGCATCACGGCAGACCTGCAGTGCGCGGTCTATGCCAAGTTGGAGTTTCTAAACCCGTCCGGCAGTATCAAAGACCGCGTCGCCCGGCACATGATTCTCAAGGCCGAACGGGACGGCCGCATTAAGCCCGGTGACACGATCATCGAAAATTCTTCCGGCAACATGGCCATGAGTCTCGCCTTGATCGCCATCCAGCGCGGTTACAAACTGAAAGTCGTGGTGCGCGATACGATCAGCCCGGAGAAACTCAGTCAATTGCTGGCGCTTGGTGTTGATGTGATTAAGGCCGACACCTCGTTACCGCCGGAGTCGCCCGATTCCTACAACAATATCACGCCGCGACTCGCGCGCCAGCTCACCAACGGCTATTTCCCCGACCAGCACAACAATCGCGAAAACAATGAGGCACATTACCTCACAACCGGTCCGGAGATTTGGGAACAGATGGAAGGCCGGATTGACTATCTGGTGGCCGGGATGGGGACCGGCGGCACGATCGGCGGCGTCGGGCGCTATCTGAAGGAGAAAGACCCGAAGATTCAGATTGTCGCGGTCGATGTGGTTGGCTCAATCTACACCGAGTACTTTCGCACCAGGAAGCTGATCAAGCCGTCACCTTATCTGATGGAAGGACTCGGCGATGAGTTCATCGTGGGTTGCGCCGATTTCACGGTTATCGACGACATGGTGCAGGTCGCTGATGCTGACGCGTTTCATACCGCGCGTCGACTGGCCCGACAGGAGGGCATTCTGGCCGGCGGATCCAGCGGTGCCGCGATCTGGGCCGTGCTGAAGATTGCCGGAGCGCTCGCCGCATCGGCCCGGATGGTGACTATCTTTCCGGACGGCGCTTCCCGATATCTGAGTACGATCTACAATGACGACTGGCTGCGAGCCAAGGGGATGATGTAGGCGTCCTCCGTTTTTTGTCGATATTCCCGCTCGCCCGCACAAGTGCTAACGCAGCAGCACCATCGTCCGTCCGACCCGCGTCGATGAAGTCCTTAAGACGTAGTAGTAGACACCTGATGCTACCGGCAGCTGCCGATCGTCACGACCGTTCCACGTCAGTTGAGTCTGACCTGCCGGACGCGTCCCCTCCGATAACAGCCGGACTTGCTGACCGCGGATATTGTACACCGTCAACGAAATCCAGTCCGCTTTTGGCAAGTTGAATTCGATAACCGTGGTCGGATTGAATGGGTTGGGACGATTTTGGGACAGTTCGACTGCATCAGGAAGAACCGCAGCTGGCGCGCCCGCCATCGCATCGAGAATTCCGATCAGTTCAGTGCGCCCGCGGCTTTCCGGGCAATCAATCAGCGCCCGGCGGATCTTGCTCCAATCGAATTCACCCGCGTGCCCGGCAAGAGCGCCGTCGTCGCCGTCCTCACCGGCGCGCCCCATGCCGGCAATCGTCTTCAGCCAGTTGTCTGCGACTCCGCAGATGTCTTCGGCTTCCACGGCGCCGTTACCGTCGGCGTCGGCGTAGATCGCGGCGTAGGGCGACCAAGCATTTTCGCCCAGCACAACGCGCGCCAGGTGGCGCGACCAAAGCCAATCACCGTCGCCTCGTGGCGGACCCTGGATGTCGAAGTACCGTCCAATCGGCAAGACATCGCGTTCATCAACGATGCCATTATGGTCAGTATCACCCGGCCAAACTGCCGCTCCAGTGACAAACGTTCGCACCGAGTCGCGACTGCGCAATGGGATGCCGTCGGAAGTCGTCAGGCCCGGACTGATGTGGATGATCACCGAGTCAAGTTCGAGAAATTCGTCTCCCGCAGCCGGGGCGACGATCAGCGTAACTCGATCATTCGCCGTCACGACGTCTGTGGTACAGCCGGCGCCTTTGCGACTCTCGACCACAACCGCCTCAAGTAGGGTCGCGGTGCTGATCAGGCCGTTAAATGGCAGGCTGATCACTTCATTGATCTGAACGCTCCCCAGGATCGGCGGTACTGTCAATGCCAGCGACTTGCCCGCCACTAGGGTCACACGCGCATTGCCGCCATTTGAGAGCAAGTCAATGTGGGCCCAATGGTATCCCGAGGCCAACTGTGAACTATCGACCGCAACTGCAACCTTGATGCTCCCGCCGACCGCGATGGTCCCATTTCCGGGGCTGAGTGCGAGCCACGGAACATCGGCGCTTCCGGACCATTCGAGTTGCGCTTCGCCGTGATTCTCGATAGACAGCTCCGCTGCAACAGCGTCGATCACGAACCGGACGGTATCGGGCTGGACGGCGATAATCGCTCCGGGCCGGACCCCGATCGAGAGTGAGTTTGTATCCGCCAGAAATCCGTCACTGGCAATCAGGCTGACGGCATAGGTGCCGACTTGGTCAAGTTCCGGCGTGAAGGCAATCTCGCCGCTTCCGCTGCCGCGGTCTGTAAAGGTTGCGTGCGGCGGGACTCCCAGCGCGCTCAGGGTCAGGGGGTCGGAGTCGGGATCACTCGCCTCCACCGCGTGAATCAGTGTCTGACCGACGTGCATCACCGTATCCCGAACCGTGACCCATGCCGGCCGGCGATTGACATTGGTCACCGTAATTGTCACGCCGGCACTGACAGAGAATACGCCGTCGGTTGCCGCAAACGTGACCACATGCACACCGCTTTGCGCATATGACGGCGTCCAATTGAACTGCCCGCTGCCGTCGCCGTGGTCGCTGAACGTAGCGCCTGGCGGCAGCCCCGAGGCGCTTAACGTTGGAATCGTGCCGTCCGGGTCGGTTGCCGTGACTTCAATCTCGATCGGCTGCTGCTCGGCAATTTCGCGGTCTGCGATCGGCGCAATCACCGGCGGACGATTCGTGCCGGTCACAACAATCGCAACGTCGGCGGTGTCGCTCAATGTGCCGTCGCTGGCCAAGAACCGCACCGCGTATTGTCCCGCCTGGCCAAAATCTGGCGCAAAGGTAAAGCGACCTCGTCCTCCACCAAGATCAGTAAACGTGGCGTTCTGCATCAGGTTCACAGCGGTGAGCCTCGGCGCTGTGCCGTCCGGATCGCTGGCGCTGATCTCCAGCACGAGCGTCTCACCCTCGGCAACCGTATCATCCGCAATCGTCGCAAAGACCGGTGGACGGTTGACGTTGGTCACTGTTATCTGCACCGACATCGTATCGGCAAGTTCACCATCGTTGGCAAAGAAGGTCACGGTGTAGGTGCCTGCCTGTTCGTAAGAGGGGGTGAAGGTCAGACTGCCGCTGCCGTCGCCGTGATCAGCGAATGTCCCGTTCACCGGCAGCGCTCCGGTACTCAGATCGGGGATATCCTCATCCGGATCGTCAGCCGCCACCGCGAGAATCAGCGTTTGACTCTCCAGGATCGTCGTATCTGCCCGCTCGACGAACACCGGCGGCCGGTTGAGCGTGCAACCGACTGGATAGACACCCATCCCGCCACAGGTCGTATGTGCCGCCGCACACGGCGAAGTCGCCGCAATCGTGAAGTTACTGCCGGCAGCATTGCAGAAGAGTGGATCGGCGGCAATGTTCCCACGCAAACCGAGTTGTCGCGACAAGACCCCCACCCAGTTGCCGCCGGCATTGCCGTATATGTCGGTGCACGTGATCGTCATGCCGATGATGCCGTCGGCATCATCGATGCCCGGGCCGGTCGTGGAATTGGCGATGATGCAGTTCGCCATCATGATCGGACCGACATAGTTCCCCTCAACGTTCGGGTCAATGCCGGTCTTGTTGTTCACAAATGTCGAGTGATTGATGCTCAATGTTCCGACCTGCGCCAGATAGAGCCCGCCGCCGGTCGATGCCGTGTTGCCGGAGAAGAAGCACGAATCGATGCTGACGGTGTTCTCCTCCGACCAATAGATCGCGATCGCCCCGCCGTTCGTCTGCGCGCGGTTACCGACGAGATCGCATTTGGTCACGGTCAGATTGTTGCCATAACTCTCGATCCCGTTCCCGGTGCCGTTGCTGATGGCACAGCCGGTAACCGTCAAGACTGACTGCAGCGCGCGAATGGCACCGCTTTCTCCGAGAGCATTGGTTACTGACGACCCGAACTGGCAGCCGCTGATTGTTGCGGTAGTGCCGCTCCACATGCGGAGTCCGTACCCGGAATTGCCAGTGATGCGGCCGCCGGTGATGGTGATATTCGCGCTCGTCTCCAGCTGCACGCCGGCACTGTCGTTGTTCTGAATGACACAGTTCTCGATCCGGGCCTGCGAGCCGCTGCGGCAATAGATCCCCCGGCCGGTGCTGCCCTCGATTATGCAATTGCGGATCGTTGGCGAAGCCGTCCAGCAGAAGACAGCGGCACCATTGCCGCCGCTGGCGTTGCGGATCGTGAATCCCTGCAGCACGACTCCGCCAGGGGCGTAGTAATCATAATTGAAGCCGGGATAAAGCCCCTGACAATCGATGATCGTTGTTGCCGGACCCGCCGATGAGACAATACTCACCGGGCGTTCACCGAAGCTGCCGATGTTGCAGTTGGAGGCACCGGTATAGGTCCCGGGCGCCACGCGCACGGTTCCCGGCGAGCGCAAACCGAACGCGGTATACGCGGCACTGATCGTCGCAAACTCCGAGGGCACATCGTGAGTCCCGGTGATGTCGAAGCGGTTTGCCGCAGAGAACGCAGAACCGATCCCCGTGTAGTTCGCCTGCACCCGCCAGTAATAATGCGTATTGAGGTAGCCGCCGGAATTTGGCAACGGCGTGGTGAGCGTGTAGGAACCCTCTGTGATTCCGGTATAGGTACGGGGTGTGGGAAAGCTCGCACTCGTGTCCACTTGGAGCGTGTAGTTGGCGCCGTCGTCCGACCAGGTGAAGGTGGGTAAGTTGTTCTCAATCGTGGCCAGATTGGCCGGCGAAATCAGCGTCGGCGTTACCACCGTGAATTTGATGCGGCGCACCAAGTCGACGTATATCGCGCCCTTGCCGCTGTAGGAGCCGATCAGTACGGAGACGGCGGCAAGATCCGAAAACGCGCCCGCTGTCGGTTCCTGAAGCGAAATCGTCGTCCAGGCGTTGGTGGGCAACGCACTCGTCCAGCCGACATAACTGAACACGGTATCGCCCGGCTTCATGTAGCCGATCATCGCGTATGCCGTTGCGGAAAAGGACTTGTAGATGCGCGCTTCAATTCGA from the Candidatus Zixiibacteriota bacterium genome contains:
- a CDS encoding ABC transporter ATP-binding protein, whose protein sequence is MSFSTTKARRLWPFLKPYWRHELVTLIVMLAITALILAVPLTVRYLVDVLIPELIRSGAAGAIDLSPVVWFGLALVAIYLFQVVLTGVRDYFVGFIGARIIADMRSHLFAHLERLSLRFFQTHKVGEVMSRFLADVSRIQDLLSSTLLVILNNFLLLFGVLAYLLYDNWQLTLIAIIPVPVTILVTGVLSKHIHSTARGLQATVATLSAAIQELLVGLKIVKAFGREDAENKKVDGIMSGLTGFYVKFSVLRSVAGNGIQFVNALGPIIVLCAGAYLVAVGTMQLGQLFAFYMYLSLLYSPVQSLAGSRIEVAAAMASVERIFEYLDLPPAVEEDPAPVRIGKIRGDIKFTEVNFSYGDSNFRIDNLNLHIPAGETLALVGPSGSGKTTIINLIMRFYDPDSGIIAVDGVDLRRLSLQTLRDNIALVDQDPLLFNLTIGENIAYSDPAATSEQIQRAARIANIHDFISGLPHGYDSMVGERGVTLSGGEKQRICLARALLKDPPILILDEATSALDSISEQLIQDALDKVLVGKTAIIIAHRLATVQRADWIIALDGGRIVAQGTHSELLGSSALYQELSHKQLRA
- a CDS encoding cysteine synthase family protein, with product MDVRRFDSTLHAIGNTPLVKLTRITADLQCAVYAKLEFLNPSGSIKDRVARHMILKAERDGRIKPGDTIIENSSGNMAMSLALIAIQRGYKLKVVVRDTISPEKLSQLLALGVDVIKADTSLPPESPDSYNNITPRLARQLTNGYFPDQHNNRENNEAHYLTTGPEIWEQMEGRIDYLVAGMGTGGTIGGVGRYLKEKDPKIQIVAVDVVGSIYTEYFRTRKLIKPSPYLMEGLGDEFIVGCADFTVIDDMVQVADADAFHTARRLARQEGILAGGSSGAAIWAVLKIAGALAASARMVTIFPDGASRYLSTIYNDDWLRAKGMM
- a CDS encoding tandem-95 repeat protein — protein: MSSLVPYSVRAALLGLMSLLLSSLAQGSTPSSLAGRPTETEPEGPVFAREQLLEPQGYDTLAYNFTSSLDGWTFFHTADTVQEYYPDVRCVERTRMKAVGSPFALAWSSFGGTGSAQMTCAFDGYYTDSCHYSWQIKSIQSPVPATWDGASRIEARIYKSFSATAYAMIGYMKPGDTVFSYVGWTSALPTNAWTTISLQEPTAGAFSDLAAVSVLIGSYSGKGAIYVDLVRRIKFTVVTPTLISPANLATIENNLPTFTWSDDGANYTLQVDTSASFPTPRTYTGITEGSYTLTTPLPNSGGYLNTHYYWRVQANYTGIGSAFSAANRFDITGTHDVPSEFATISAAYTAFGLRSPGTVRVAPGTYTGASNCNIGSFGERPVSIVSSAGPATTIIDCQGLYPGFNYDYYAPGGVVLQGFTIRNASGGNGAAVFCWTASPTIRNCIIEGSTGRGIYCRSGSQARIENCVIQNNDSAGVQLETSANITITGGRITGNSGYGLRMWSGTTATISGCQFGSSVTNALGESGAIRALQSVLTVTGCAISNGTGNGIESYGNNLTVTKCDLVGNRAQTNGGAIAIYWSEENTVSIDSCFFSGNTASTGGGLYLAQVGTLSINHSTFVNNKTGIDPNVEGNYVGPIMMANCIIANSTTGPGIDDADGIIGMTITCTDIYGNAGGNWVGVLSRQLGLRGNIAADPLFCNAAGSNFTIAATSPCAAAHTTCGGMGVYPVGCTLNRPPVFVERADTTILESQTLILAVAADDPDEDIPDLSTGALPVNGTFADHGDGSGSLTFTPSYEQAGTYTVTFFANDGELADTMSVQITVTNVNRPPVFATIADDTVAEGETLVLEISASDPDGTAPRLTAVNLMQNATFTDLGGGRGRFTFAPDFGQAGQYAVRFLASDGTLSDTADVAIVVTGTNRPPVIAPIADREIAEQQPIEIEVTATDPDGTIPTLSASGLPPGATFSDHGDGSGQFNWTPSYAQSGVHVVTFAATDGVFSVSAGVTITVTNVNRRPAWVTVRDTVMHVGQTLIHAVEASDPDSDPLTLSALGVPPHATFTDRGSGSGEIAFTPELDQVGTYAVSLIASDGFLADTNSLSIGVRPGAIIAVQPDTVRFVIDAVAAELSIENHGEAQLEWSGSADVPWLALSPGNGTIAVGGSIKVAVAVDSSQLASGYHWAHIDLLSNGGNARVTLVAGKSLALTVPPILGSVQINEVISLPFNGLISTATLLEAVVVESRKGAGCTTDVVTANDRVTLIVAPAAGDEFLELDSVIIHISPGLTTSDGIPLRSRDSVRTFVTGAAVWPGDTDHNGIVDERDVLPIGRYFDIQGPPRGDGDWLWSRHLARVVLGENAWSPYAAIYADADGNGAVEAEDICGVADNWLKTIAGMGRAGEDGDDGALAGHAGEFDWSKIRRALIDCPESRGRTELIGILDAMAGAPAAVLPDAVELSQNRPNPFNPTTVIEFNLPKADWISLTVYNIRGQQVRLLSEGTRPAGQTQLTWNGRDDRQLPVASGVYYYVLRTSSTRVGRTMVLLR